In Montipora foliosa isolate CH-2021 chromosome 9, ASM3666993v2, whole genome shotgun sequence, the DNA window caactggctacttgaaattgagtgatatacttgtatactgtatttacaaatgaatatataaaaaaaaaatatatatatatgtataaattacagttttattaagtctgggctatcccaagtcttatttccacgacagaatataaaatatgttgctctaatagcgagacttatcatttttttgattatatagtgttgttgcgttttgtcaatgccaatgtcatttatcatttctaagaacgtagagcataataataataataataataataataataataataataataattgaaaactTATATAGCGCGTTTTCCATgtaaatatgatcaaatgcgctttacataTGATAAAATTTAAAGAGATTTATAATATACaatgtaattaaaataaaatatattatacGTGATTAAGAAGGAAAGTAAATAaactttaagaaaaagaaaaagtgttGCTGAACAGGTGTGTTTTAAGATGGCGCTTGAAAGTAAATAAACAACTAATCAATTTCTCCgtgaaaaataatatatattctGATTTGTTCTGACTGTCATAAAATATACGGTGACAAGACAGTTCAAATGCACTCACAGTTCTAACAGAAATATAGGAAATGGAGATGCAGAAGGGAAGATAGGTATTGCaacgcaaaattattacaaggACATCATTAGGAAATAACAAAGCGAGCAGAGTACAGTCGAAAAATTATAAAGagggaattaaaaaaaagccTATTATCAAAATAGTTAGAATCCTGCAGATGCCTTCAAGCCAGTGTTTAGCGAAGCCTTTTGTTCCTTAATGAGCGACGCCTATTGGCTGCAAACACAGGTTTGTAGCGACCCACTTTAAGACGTGGTCTGACTATGGCATCCCACGTAACAACATAGCACCCAAAGGACTAGCAACTGATAAATTAGGTCTTTTCATTAATCATAAACAAGAATCTTCGATTAATTTGGTGACATGTGGAATGACCGACGAATGAGAACATGAAAGAGTTGTTGGCTATCAGGAGATCATTTCAGATAAATTGGTGACCAaggaaaaattcctgtcatgaTCTTGCGTATGAGCCTAGTCAACTAGTGTTAGTACGTaaagaacttaagcaacgatgACGGCGACAACAACGAGAATGTCATTtcaaaattaacaaattgatgtcagtttttcatgcgtctgtcctgaatggatgacgaaattcattgtcaataacaggacagacgcgtGAAAAACTGAcatgaatttgttttttacaataactaaaaggcagaggggtcaaaattaagtgaaaacacgagaagaaagggtgctttccattatgccaaagattccggaaatttcggtcggaaatcaaatggaaaggtccgtttcggttTCTTCGGGatcacctctggaggtggtccaCTTATTTCGGTTGGAATATTCCGACCGAAATTCGCCGTTCTATTTTTACAAACCGGTTCTTTGCCCTAATTAGGGAATTcggaaaaggaataaaaagtgGCAAGAGCCATTCCTATTGATTGGCCCGGTTTAATCGGAAAATGTCTTTCCATTTTCCTTCGGTATTCCCACTTATCTCTGACCAGTCGGtttggcataatggaaagcacccaaaaatgcgagaaacctcaatctgacgcgagcaatatcgcgtcattatcgcataaattataaatttatgtgtctgtccgcttattgacaataaaacttagccaatgagcgcacgagaatttttgcagtcattgtaaaatataaattcgcgtaaTTGTAATCAATTCGTTAATATTCAACCTTTTAATaggacaagggtgtggtagttcctccaTAATGACACtagtcggaacggcgcttaattaagaggagaaaatgaaaatttatcctcaagtgctgaaaTCCTTGATGAAAcctcaaaaattggctatttcacgttgttgttttgcagacgacggctgAGAAATGGTCAAAAATGGAACACGGACGCGCAGGGCCTacaaagctgttgtttttgtccactaaatatgcaaatgctGTTGTCCTTACTTACGTTCCCTAGTGTCTTCAACACTGAcgttcatttttttaaagtaataaAGCCTTGAAAATCCACACTAAAGCGTACGCGTTTATAGGTTCATATTTGCTGTAAATACGGTTTAATAGTGTGGCGTACAGTAAAATATTACACGTAAACGGTTGTATAAAGTTAGCTTAGGTTATAAAAAAGCTTGTATTTGTATCCATGTAATTATTGTTACAAAATAGTCATATTGAGGCGTATTAGAACGAGAAAACGTAATTTAAAAAGTGAAATAGTGTGGCCTTTCCTTGTTATTCATTTTGCAATAGAGTGACCTTCTTATCACTGACAGTTATGAATGATTAAAAGTGCTAAAGAGTGAAGTCCAGGCCATATTCAAATAGCGGGATCGCTTTGAGCATTCACTTTGTAATCATCTGTccttttctctttaaatgacTACGCTTCGTGTCACGATACGCCAATTCATCCAATCTCAGTTGAAACACTGCCGTTTGCAAGATGACAAAGCCTCCGTGAACTACTCAAACCCACTCTTCTTCTTGGTCTTCTAGTAGGTCCCTCATTCCCTTTTGGTAAAGTGCAAGAAGTTCGTTCCACCGTTCGTTGTTTTTATGATCAAGAATATTCACGTTGTCGCTGCGTCTCCTAAAGCAGTTGAGCTGATGTGATAAAGCATTCATACCAGTTCGAATTAAGGCGGAATTAGCGTCATTGATACTCTTAGAAAGTGTCTGTGTCACTCTGAACGGACGTCTATTCGTTTTGCTCAACGACTTAGCGCTGCGAGAGCGCATTAGATTTCCCGTGCACTTGTCCAATGGTCGGGTCGCCATGTTCGTATCGTCTCGCATTGTGAAATAATCGGGAGCGAAGTAGATAACTTCCTCTAAATCATTAGACCAGTGAACTTGTTTCCTTTGAGGTAACGGTAAACCTCTCTTTCTCTCTATTAAAGTAAGCCTTGACGGGCGTCCTGGAAGCGACAAAGATCTTCTTGACCGCCTCGACATCTGATTCCTCAATGCTTGGCTTCAAAGGCTTTCGGCTTCAGGTTGCGATTGATTTGACAGTGCCCACTGCGTTGTATTCCTTTCTTATCAATTGTGACAGCAGATTTTATAATATGTTAGCATTAATTTAGCCCATATTTGGACTTATCTAGAAGAAACCTGCCCACAGTCTTTAAAATAGTCATATAAACTTCCTTGGCAGGTGGCATTCATCACTGACAAGCGAAGCCTCCACAAACGCACGTACGCCAATGCACCTGTCACCTTTTTGGCCGACTCATTAATACATGGGCAGTACACTGATGTCCATACGTTAATTTTTTGTATATCATTACTAAATATTGGCCATTATCATCGACGATTGGAAAGTGGGCCTTAGCCTCAATACTCCCAGGGTATGCTGGAAAGAGGGCACTATTTTTACAACGATTATTCTTAACTTAATAAACTGTTAGAGAATCAAATGATGACCCCAGTGAGCCTAGTTTAGGAGCAAATTCGCTAATCATCTAGAACTGTAATAAAGCTTTACGTGAAAGACGCACTACTCATAGCCTTGTGAATTTTTAACTAGaaatgaagttgagaattgcGATTACTTGAACGTGATTGACATTGGCATCGAAAAAGGTAGAAAATCTGTACCTGAGCTTATCATTGTACTCAAATCAAAGGGAAAAGGAAGGAaatttgaggtgttatggagaagCATGAGGCCTACCCTTCTCTCCCCAAGTAGAAAGCGCCGCAAGCGCATCAATTGCCTTTTTGGTGTGAATTTCTTGGAAATTTTAGGCTTCCTCTTTGAAAAGGGACCAAACTGTCACGACAATCACGTGATGAAATAAGATTAATATATCAACAACCCGTGACAATGTATTACTTGTTGTTGCCAAAAAACGCCATAAAGTGAAGTCGAGTTATTAGTGAGTACTGTTTGCCATACATTAATTTCTTTTCTCGGCCGGTCTGCGGCCCTTTGGGGGCGAGGAACGTAGAATTTTTCGAAGACAAATATAGCACTGTGAATTATATCTTCTGGTGATCTAATCTATGTAAAACAAGTCGTATTTCTGTGGCGGCACTTAACAACTCGAGTTGCGAAATCATTAAAATTGTCAGTTGGGATCACTAATTATAAGACTTTCGAGGTCACGTTTTGCGAACTGGACTGAAAAAAGAGAGCTAAACGACCAGAGAGCACAGGCGATATCTTGATGAAGCTCAATGCAATATATTTAGTGTAATTGCAAAAAGAAACTCTTTCCGTGTTGTTCCGATGTAATATTTGCCTTGAACACGACAATCTCAAGTGCTATTTTCATAACTTAAATTTCCGACCCTCTCCGTGAGTGCTTCTTTTCACCTGCAAGCCTGAAACATCGTCGAACCTCAACAAACTAAAATGATGTCAACTGCATCGAATTAACTCAaggttttaattttgaattggATCAGGTTGATATCGACTGCAGCTGGACTGTTCTACGTCTTAAGAATTAAGACTCCACGTTATGTCGAAGCTAACACAATGCAATTGAGTTTCAGATATCACAAATCAGTTGTAAGACCTTTTTTACTCAAATTTTAGACAAGTATCTTACTGGTGCAGTAATAACTACGACAAACATGTTCGCTAGAATTGTTTGGAAACGCTAGTAACCAAGCACTGTGAGCATCATTATGGCGTAGGCGAGTGCTTTTATTGCTCGCTACCAATCACGCGTGGGAAACCGTATATAGTAATTTCTTGTTTCTAGaagcttaagcttaaaattaGCCGAGGCGTACCATTATTTAAAATTGTTGTAAAGAGCAACTTTCTGCGTCGATACGATGCGGGTTTTTTTATTAAAACTATAACGAAGACCGTGCCCGAGGCGGTACTTAAGGTTACCGTATACTTCAGGGCTGGGTGTCTCGCGTCCGAGCGATGTAGCGCGTCCGGTTTAAACTGTAGATACATAAATCCCATACCAAATGAAAGCTTATACAGTTGGCTATCAAACCATATGAAGATTTTTGAAATTAAACGAATTGTCCAAATAAATCCAAGCATCCAAATCACCTTTTCAAAGCTACAAGTGAGAGCAAATTTTGATTTTCGCTATTTTATATTGTTCCTCCCTTTCCCGACCCAAAGCGCTAAAAAAAGCTGTCTGTATTTTGCCATACtcagttacagtgaaaagttaTAAAACGTTTTCGAAATAGTATGTAAGAATGTAAAGTGTTCGTACAAAAATCGCTCTCagagaaaaaatatttgaaacaaaaaattcgCAGACAAGTTTTTTGTTGTCTATATGTTAATCTACCCATTGTCAAAATTTGGGGGTAATCGAACTCATCTCTTTAAAGTGTCCGCTTCAAGTCACAGTGAAAAAATTGATTCGAGACTGCCAATCAAAcgtgtaatttttatttccgaCCAAGACGGAAAACCGCCATTTCTCCGCCAATATTTAatcattttgaataatttcttttttacattagATATCCCATTTCGATCATTACTTTAactgaaaaatgcaaatttgaagaaaattgccgaTCTGAAGGTATACGGTAACCTTAAGAGAGATGTAGGCTCTAGTTCAAACAAGAAACCAAAAcagtaaaaattatttatacGTTTacgcaggaacccatgacccggagcctacaactctactgtgttcgtgtaacggcgttttcacagaccaatttatttttagattgaatttcccgcgaatgagactcccacaggagcccgatgaccaattacaagaaattaagctgacgtcatagggtcaccgaaccggaactgcctttgttttttccggaaaagatagtctaaaaatagatcggtctgtaaaaatgccgctgcataggcccagtatgggagctgtaggctccgggtcatgggttcctggtttaCGTCAACTTGGCATAagataggccatttccgagttcatgacggcgtcctcttcaaagcgagtctaagtgcgaagtttttcttatgataattagttttcattcatatgtaaagtagaactaattactatcacaaaaacttcgcacccagactcgctttgaagaggaggcagactttaACTGGTTTAGACGTCACAAAGATATAAATTGTTTTTCagctgacgtcacagcagccacgTTGGTGctcagaacaatagagaaaaaagtcttttgggaatttgactctataaTAATGCAAAATATGAGCCataattttctattgttttgtgcatcAACATGGCTGTCTCATTATGTGaatgaaaaccatctatacttGAAACCAAAAGATCGTGGAAACCATCCCCTCCTCTTTTAGTATACGGCCCTAGTTCCTTGGTCAGCAGTTGACCAGTTGAGTTAGtaaattttgaatgaaaacgCGCTCTTGGAATTAAAATAAGGAACCTTACCTTTGATGAAAAACAATAAATACTTCTACTAGAAGCATACTGGAAAGGAATTAAACAACCGTGCCAAAAACGTAAAAATTTCCGCAAACTTTCGCTACTGATTCGAGAGGTGGGTCGAACTGTTTCCAGTTTGAAAACTAGGTAACTGCAAGTTTTCAATTGCAAAGCTCGTCTGTAAATAATATGCCTTTGTTTtccctactttcccaaccgcgagaaaaccgcggtaaatctgccatcgccaaaaaatgttatttttttcaaaaaatattcaaagttagggggaaaaaatacatcattttaaagctaagaaaataaggtTTCCAACAGCAtgtaacttatttacagacaactgaaaccttttatataagcgaaagttgaacgaaaaaatttaagaaaaataacacaaaaaatagttttccaggctaaatttggtcattttagcgttgattacgaatttttggatgcaaaactaaaatttcttcaatttatctgcttactaggacataaatttgaccgcaaactgatgaggcacgaatatttttggattttttggaataatcggattagcgatcaatgcgtaatgtgataatacgataaaagtgtcaagtttgcgacccgttgctaacggcaacggaagcgatcgcattacgaataattaacatctgtttgccaaaaaccacccaaataaccgatttttcgacggaaaattcatcccagaggataagactattcactggacatgtaataaaggtaaatatgctCAAGCGAatgcgaaaacaagcgaatattttgagggaaaacacaattatgtgagatcaaaggaccaTGTGCTCACGacacgcaattgcatcgctaacaaaataatcttaccttttcagcgattttaacgcttgacaTGCCATCAAATGAACtacaatccttttctttatcattTCCGAAGCCTGTAGTGTACTTTGTTGGCTGAAACACTTTAGAAAAAATCGCTCCCGATCTGGTGAAAATTTCACCTTTGCatcggctcaaattgcctgaCTCGCAAAGTCCGTTATGTAAGCGTCATaaaagctagaaagccgagattttcagggaaactggggctaTATCcccccagtaaacacgccaaatttcagcgcgatCGAAGAAAATGGCGGCGTTCTACGAATCCTACAAGCAACCATTTTCGGAGAGGactaggaaaaagagttttaaGACCATTAAGGCAGTGTTTGCAAACATACCCTGATTGATTTGTCACATCACGAAGCCGATATTGATGAGCATTTAATACCTTGACTGGATAAGAGCCTGATTTGTTCCTCAATGTACGAACGATTTACTATTTTACAGACTGGAAGTTCTGACACTTCATGCGAGCATTATCATCCGATTGAAATGAAAGACTTCTCCAAACCTTTACCCCGACTTTTATCATTTCTTCTTATATGCCTTTTAGATTTTTGATCATTTTAAACCCACATGAACTGATAATATCAGAGTGAGTTGGTTTTCATGAAGCATCAAGAAGAACCTGGAGAGTGAAGAAACTTGATTTCCTGAGTCAGAAGTGAGAGAAGAGAAGCAAGTTGAATATGATGTAATGAATTGTGAATAGAGTGAATAGAAACTCTTAAGTCGTTATTATTTGATGCCGATTGCCCGTCGCCCCAATCTCCACGATGTTTTCGAATCATCGCAATCAACACGTAGCCAGCGGAAACGCTGCAACAAAAAAGGGTAGACTACCAAAAAGGGAAGCACATCCACAATTGGAggaaaaaacaaagtaaagagtCGTACACATTGAGCAAACTAAaatcagttgatctttagtgtatactaaaacagtggatagcgttgaacgcgcgctcTTATTAGCTATTTAAAatccggatatcctttgttattattcaacacatagtgacaatgtccaaatatggtcatagcgcgctcagtatttgtcgtgcgtactcaacgtaCGTATACGTACGTACATATAcgtttattattcattcaaaatatttccccgtttctgattggttaaaaccacatgCATAATTCAcaataaccagctgctgttcaccaaatttggaaagaaacttcgtcatattgaatcaatgacgtcaaaattgcatcccgctgcagattattgagccgatgacgtcaaaatgacgtcaaaagtgtagcccgctgcaaattattgaagcgttgaccgaaaaaagctggagACGaggttgtgttatttttgttgagcagaaaaatggccgcgagtaggtttagaagtttgagcgaagaaaatattttgaatgaataataaagcaattattgaattcggatttcgtagaatatgaaaaattctgcagatctcggaggatgttatccacctcggccttcggccttggtggataacaccctccgcgacctgcagaattcttcatatcctactcagtctcattcaataattggtacatatacgtaattttgtgtgtcgcggagaaaaatggtagttttttcagctttttttccaataaacgaagaaaatagaccatatttgtattctcggtattggactggagctagcttgcaatggaggctaatgcgggggaatcttttcaaatgcaaatactttttaatatattcctccgcattagcctccattgcaagctagttccagtccaatactgagaatacgaatataaTCTATTGTGCTTTTCCGTCAATctgttgaataataaaatagtTATTCTGCTCAATCTTTCGGAATAtggcctgattttagccaactcggcctatggcctcgtcggctaagaagtatcaggcgatattccgcgcgactTCGCAgcataattgttaactattcacctccgagcaattcgtgCGGAAATTGGGCCCGAAAATGTTGCAATCCTTGCAGGaataaatagaaataaaataaaataaatgagatacaatcatctttttgtgccaTATTATCTTACtcagttttagtatatactaaaacaattattcaccgaagtggtggCTAGTGGTGAATATTCTGAATATTtgcctcgccgcttcgcggctcggtaaatatccaccactagccacatccacttcggtgaatagtaaacatttaatgtatggtcccgagggaaacagttagttttgttttcccgagagtcctgatgtttcccgagacgaagttgagggaaacatcaggactctcgggaaaacaaaactaactagtttccctcGGGACAAGACATTAGCTGCTTTGTTGTATAAATAGACTTTTCCGTCagcaatcgcagcaaaacatccggagcgggcaacaactgtggaattgtatcccgatcggcatacatttgaatttgatcaggggcacgtgaccaagaaccaaccaatcacagtgctcgtttagTTGAGTGAAAGGCTAAGTATATaacaattgttaattatttactAGTCAGTTATATTTAGCActggggcactaattggggaaaccgctgtacaaaaatcaaatcaaatcaaatcaaatcaaaacatATCAAATcttaggttggtttttgagaataGGAGAAAGCCGGAGTACCCGTAGAAAAACCATCCAGGAGCAGAGTgaagaaccaataaactcagtcCACGTAGAGTCTCAAGTTGGATTCGAGCCTGCCACATGTATGATTGGTGGTCCGAGGctagtgctctcatcactgcacTACTGAGCCCTGCTCCCTGCCTGAGTGATGGCTTCAAACAAATTCAacctggggccggttgttcgaaagcctattaagttaatccaggattagcgtaaagtttcgtttcatgttttcaacgttttggtgacattttcttttgcttatttttgtttttcaagattgacttacTCTTCTGCAAAGTTTTCCCGAATATctgcgttgaacaacattttggGAGCAGAGAagtaaactccttggttaatttttaatctcggTTTAGCGTtcatcggcttttgaacaaccgggcccagggtgATAAATTAAATTGCTTATTATGAACTCGTAGAAACAGCCGGAAATGTTTCTCAAGTAGTGGtctgtatttctttttttcattcaacAGTAGAAACCGGCCTGCGATCCAAAGAACACAGGATTtgttgcaaataaataaaacggaAGAAAAAAATCTGTTAGCATAATGCTAAGAAAAGCTAAATCGTATATATAAAAAGTCTCACTCTGAAGCAGCGCCATAATGGAAGGACCCATTGTAGTGTAACTGAAAAATGATTAAAGATTGCCTTAATTTTATCAGTAACGCtaaattaaaacattttaaaattgtaCTTATCCTCAATAACTGTTTGCCACGTCAAAAACGTGATCGGAAGGATACTGAGTGGTGTAAAAGGGCTTGATCGCGCTGTTAGAATttttaattgataaaaatagatgtcgctgtcatcttccgCATTTCCATCTGGCAGCTGCAGAGGAAGACATTTTGCTCGGGTATTTGCATCCGGCACTTTAAATTCATTGCCTTTGACGGCAAGTAATAGCCACACACTAATCAATTTACATACACTCAGTCAGTCATTCTAGCCAATCCCTGCTTTCGGTCGGTTTTATCTGACCTTGTTATTAAAAAACCGTCGGTAATTTGGCTGTACATAAAAGACCCAATAACTTCCTCTACAACAAAATCTTTACATCGCAAGTTGGAGCTGTCGTCTTGACCTGTTTTCGCAGATGAATGCCATTATGGAGTGTGTACCAAATCAAGAGCCTAGAAAGATTGACTTTAGTTCTCAAGAAAATTACCCTACAAAGCAGCGAAAAGTACACTGGTCAGTTGAGCTAGAAATAATACATTATTTTGTCCCTTTGGAGCAAAGTCAAGGAAGTCGATGGAAGCAAAAGGTTAAGCACTTCAAAGAGAAGGCAACTGATCTTAGATACAAGCCCCTGCTAATAATCTTGGATAGTGAATTGATTCAGTTCTTTCACAGTGGACTTGGATTCTTGGCGAGAAAAATTAACTGTCGATCAGAAAAAGTGGATTTTGAAAACATTCGCCTAATGAATAAGCATTGGGATGAACTTTTTGATCTGTATCCCACACGGTGCGAGAAGATATCCCTTAATAGAAACGTTTGTTACGAATTAAACCACGAGGAAGCCCCTGATTTGTTAACTTGTCAACTAGACTGAATGCCCTGAAGACCTTTATTCACTATACTCACAACaaattggccctgaaaagctgAGTTAGAATGGCTCGTGACATTTGCCGAGAATTCCTTGCAAAATGACATTACTTGGTGGTCTGGAAACGTGAAGTCTCAACTGCTTCGATAAACTGCATGATTATGCCTAATTCTTTACATAGAATCAGTATTAAAAATTTCAACCTTAGCaatgagacaaagaaaaaattattgtgtATGTAAATAGCTCCGAATGAGCAATCAACTTGAATTTTTATGttaataaaatgtttattttggGTTAACTTgacttatatattttttatcgcttttcattcaattttctttataataATTCACTATTCTGGCGCATCAAGGTTTCAATTAGTAAACATGCAATTAAAATACGCAGCACCTCCAAAAAATCTACAGCCAATCAAGTTTTTATTGCTGCCGCAGTgtgtgagcctgaagcgaacgaacgaagCAGCTCTCTAATCGCGAGAAAAACAGATTTTACTTCGAAAttcaagggattgtggtcaaaagCGCAAGGAATTTTTGTTATGCGAGAATGGAGGAATTGAGATGCGCGGTATGATTTGTTACACAGAAGACTGGAATTACTACcgtgaatgatttggaaagctaACGTTTCGAaagttagcccttcgtcagcgCGAATAGTTTTCAATAGATAGTTTCACAGTCACGCcacaaaaaatgtaaattcgAAACCGGTCAACGAAAAAGGCCAAGACCTTGGAattttgtaggaaacaaatcttttgaCGCCCTCTCCAATTCTCGGGTCTCAGACCTCAGGGCCTTGCAGGgtcaaaatgttaaacaagTTGCCCCTTACTTAAAGGCTTATACAGTTTTGAAGGACAGTTTTGTTCTTGTGGACAATGCTGAAAAGGAACTCTTTCACATTTCTTGAGCAGGCGCTTCCCTTATCGCAGTCAGTATTGGACCTCCCCCACCCTCTTCCCCTACTTGGAAACTCGACACGGActctagtcctgttccgggactcc includes these proteins:
- the LOC137970775 gene encoding uncharacterized protein, with amino-acid sequence MSRRSRRSLSLPGRPSRLTLIERKRGLPLPQRKQVHWSNDLEEVIYFAPDYFTMRDDTNMATRPLDKCTGNLMRSRSAKSLSKTNRRPFRVTQTLSKSINDANSALIRTGMNALSHQLNCFRRRSDNVNILDHKNNERWNELLALYQKGMRDLLEDQEEEWV